The sequence below is a genomic window from Marmota flaviventris isolate mMarFla1 chromosome 9, mMarFla1.hap1, whole genome shotgun sequence.
aagtagtcctgagttcaatctccaatactctcccccaaaacagcaacaacaactaaacaaagcaaaacaacgcAGACCTCCAGAGATGCCCCAGGAGTACCAAGTGCCCAAGCAAAGTGACCCACTAGGACCCACGGTGCCCTTCAATCTGCTGCAGCAACTGAGTTCATGGGGGAGTCCTTTATTAGATTCAAGCTCtacaaatttgtattttaaactcTCTGGCTttaagcaaaagagaaatgaCTCATCACAGGAAAACCTCAACACAAGTAATATCTGACTTTGCATCAGAAACAAGGGAGCCAGTGGCATATTTAAAGTACTTAAGGAAAAacctgccaaccaagaatcctttttttatttgttctttttggtctttgacatatcatacatacatggagtataacttcccattcttgcagttgtacatgatgtggagttatgctggctgtgtattcacatatgaacacaggaaagttacgtccgattcattctactgtctttcccattcccaaccccctccctttccccttctccctccatccaatccagtgaacctccactctCCAGTGcactattgtgagtcagcatctgcatatcagagagaacatttggcctttgtttttttgtggggggggggggactggcttatttcacttagcatgatagtctccagttccatccatttacccacaaatgccataatttcattcttctttttggctgagtaatattctgttgtgtatatataccacattttcttaatccattcacctgttcaagggcacctaggttggttctatagcttagctgttgtgaattgagctgctataaactttgatgaaGTCACATCACTGTAATGTGCtgattttagtcctttgggtatatgccaaagaGTGGGgcaactgggtcaaatggtggttccattccaagttttctgaggaatctccatgctgcttccCGGAGTGCAAACCCAGAATCTTCTGTCCAACAAAGCTAAACTGAGTCTAAAGCTGCACTAAACAAAAATCTCATGGAACCACAGCAGTATATATGATCTGTCACTGACTGAATGATTTTTTGGTTTTAGATTCATAGCAAATTTGAAGAGGAAGTAAAAGAATTCCCAGAGCCTGGGATTCTGCACAGGCACCATCTTCCCCTGTGTCAGCTCTGGGCCCCACAAGAGCACCTGTGTTACAATCAAAACTCCCAGTGCCACGTGGTCATCACGCACAGGCCAAAGTACACACTGGGGCTCACTCTTGGTGTTGCAGGTTCTGTAGGTCTTAAAAAATGTAGAGTGGCATGTACCCACCTCTATCGTATCACACAGGACATTTTCAAATCATTCCCCCCCTCCTCTGACTCCTaccaaccactgatcttttttttttttttttggtagcggggattgaactcaggggtgcttaactcctgagccctttttaaaattttattatatttagagacagagtctcactaagttgcttggggctttGCTaatttccatcctcctgcctcagcctcctgagccactgggtttacaggcccttatcactgcacctggctcggcaccccacccctttttttctttttattttgagacaggttctcaccaagttgctgagggccctgctaagttgctgaggctggctttacacttgggatcctcctgtttcagcctcccaggtctctgggacTACAAAGTATTTTGCCAAATACCTTTTCTAATCTATTGACATAGTCATGCAATTCTTCCCTCTAGCCTGTGGATGAATGTGTTGAATTACATTAGTTGACTTTcaaatgttgaaccagccttgcatagGAAGGATAAATCCCAAGAGGTGGTGGTGTATTGTTCCTTTTATGAATTGTTGGATTCAATTGCCAAATAGTTTTCTTGAGGAATTTTGCTtctatatttgttttcctttcttacaACATTTTGTCTAGTTTTGATGTTGGAGTAATGCTAACTTCACAACGAGTTAGGAAATAgtttctctgcctctgtcttctggATGAGATTGTAGAGAACTTGTATAATTTCTTCCTAAAACATTTTGTAGAATTTATCTGTGGACCCATCTGGGCCTGGCCTCTTATTATTGATTCCATTTCTTTAATAGCTATAGGCCTATTcaaatactttctttttgtttgtgttttggcAAAGTTTGTCTTTCAAAGAACTGgtccattttatttatgttatcaaATTTGTGAGCATAGTGTTGTTCACAACATTCTTTGTTatactttttttggttttggtaccagggattgaactcaggggcactcaaccactgagccacatccccagccctattttgtattttatttagagacagggtctcactgagttgcttagctcctcgcgtttgctgaggctggatttgaactcacaatcctcctgcctcagcctcccgagctgctgggattacaggtgtgtgccactgtacctggctttttGCTATACTTTTAATGTCTGTGGGATCAGTGGTGATGTTcctattgcttttctttcttcttttttttaaagtgtgtgtgtgtgtgtgtgtgtgtgtgtgtgtgagagagagagaattttttaatatttattttttagttttccgcggacacaacatctttgtggtgctgaggatcgaaaccaggccacacgcatgccaggcgagcgcactaccgcttgagacacatccccagcccctgcttttctGACATTAGTAATTCATGCCTTTTTTTTCACAGCTGGgctacagacttttttctttttcctggtgctagggaatgaacccaggagtgtttaacctCTGAGTCACGTCCACAgcctttttctgttttatcttgagacaatgtctcactgagttgcttagggcctcactaaattgctgagactggctttgaacttgctatcctcctgcctcagtctcctgagttgattcaggtgtgctccaccacgcctggcttggGCTAGAGACTTATCAGTTATAATGACGTCTTCAAGAAGCAGCTTCAGGTTTTATGGATTTTCCCTCTTGCTTCCCTGTTTTTCAtgtcattgatttctgctctatttttcattatttgttttcttctgctcgctttggatttaatttgctctttCTAGTTTTCTAAGGTGAAAGCTTAGACTATTGATTTTAgatcttccttcttttctaataAATGCAGTCCGTGCTATGAATTTCCTTCAATCACTGAGTTCACTGTCTATGACAAATTTTGACAAGTTAGAGTCCACTCAAATAAATACGGTGCCACCTCCTGGGCTGTGAGAACACAATAACCGAGTAGCCTGACTCCCTCCCTGCTGCCCTGGGCCTTTCATCTCACTTATCCACTGACTGCAATCACTCAATATGTGGCTGTGGTCAGAATATGAAAAATAGGGCCCAAGATGGTAgatgtgtgcttagcatgtgtgaagctccaggtttgatccccagacgatatacaataaaaaaaagttttgattttgCTGTAGCTCCTTCTCGAATGCTCTTACCTAGTTTATATCGTCTCAGCCTCTGGCCTGCATGAAGCTCCTTCCCCTgcaagttttgttgttgttgttgttgttttgttttaaacacttCGTGCAAAGTAGCTCTCCTGCCCCAGGActcaattttttgtttgtctgtgtAAGTTCTCGTTTCATCTCATTTCATCAGAAGGATCCATTCACAAAATACAGAATTCTAGGTTGatggggtttatttatttatttttttctctttacactttaaatatttcactctgCTCTCTTTTCACTGCTCGGGTTTCTAAGAATTCTGATTTAATTCTTCTTCTGGCTACACATGGTGTTTCCTTCCTCTGGCTTCTTTTGggatttttctctttaactttGAATTTGTGAGTGTGGATCTAAGAGGCCTAGGTGTAGATTTTGGGGATGTCTCTCTTACTTGGTGTCCTCTGAGCTTCCGGAATCCGTTGTTTGGTGTCTGATATTATATTGAGAGACTCTCATcattgtttcaaatatttcttctgtcctcttcccgctttcttcttctgttttccGAAATATATGATGCACCTTTTGTAGTTGTCCTACAGTGCTTGagtattttttctgtttcaggcttttttctttgtctttgagtttcagaagtttctttccttctttttcttacaAAAACAATGTCTAGACCATGTAGAAGAGATAAAAGTTACTTCACCTCAATTTACAATGGCTCAATATTATTTTATCCCTCATGTTTAACTGCTCAGATCACTGAGAGACTATGgcagcaaataaatgaaaaggtgaGTTTTGGAGGTTTCTGTTAACATATCCTCAAGTTCACTGATTCTCAGCCATGTCCGGTCTGATAAGCTCATCAAAGGCACTTTTCACTTGTTAcagtgttttttaatttattgggttcctttttgttactataatggaatacctgaggcaggctaacattataaagaaaagagcttTAGCTCACAGATTTGGAGGCAGAAAGTCCAAATAGCATGGTGCAGATTCTGGCAAGGGCAGTGGATGGCAGAGATTATATCaccaaacaggaagccagagagaaactGGGGCCCCTCTAAGAGCACACCCTACAATTAACCTAAGAACCTCACTCTAGGTTCTACCTATAAAGTTTTCACTGCTTCAACAATGCCACCTGAACATCAAGCCTTCTGCACACGGACCCCTGGAGGGACAAAGTGTACAGCAGcacttcctttattctttctttgaattttctccGTTCTGTTATTATTGCCTAAGTGCCCTTTACGTTGTCTCCCTTCTCTACTAGAACCCTTAGCATATGGTTATCCCCAGTCCGAAAATTCCAGCACGCTGCTCTATCCAAGTCTGGTTCAGATACTTTATCAGTTTCTTCAAACTGTTTTTGCCTTTTATTAGGCCTtgttatgtatttacttatttatttaggtgctgaggattgaacataaGACCTTGTGCATAcgaagcaagtgctttaccactgacccacgtccccagccctgccttggcatttttcatttctttctccctgAGCCCCCTCCgtcctttctcatttctttctttcttcttcttcttttcttttttaaatttagagcaTTATATTTCTACATAGTGTCTGGGTTCCTTTCGACACAATTATACAGACAAGGAATTCGATTCCAATTCCCATTagccctctcctttcctcccctcctccctctgccctgcccaGGATTTTTTTGTTGAAAGCTAGACATGACTGCCGAGGTTCATGGTCAGCTAGCTGTGGGTCTCCGTACCTGCCAGTCTGCCCCTCCAGTGTTGGAGAGCAGCGGCTTGCCCGTGACCTTGATTCTCTGGCAGATCTAAGAAATTGTCGATTTTCTATTGTTCAATGTTTACCTGTTTTGATGGAGTGACCCTCCCGTGCCAGACCAGAAACAAGGCGCCCCGCCGGGTTCTTCCTCCGGCTCTGTCTTCCCATCAGTATTCTTTATGTGATGTGAGTTGCCATCTTTCTGTCGTTTATTTCTTCAAGTCCTAGAGTCTCCAACACTGGGACAACATCCTGTGGTGGAAATCTCGGTCCTTGTCCTGGGTGCTGGTCCAATAATGAGAACACGATTttgagaaaagggagaaagaaagttgattgctttgctagcaaaggtgAACCACGGGgcactcctgtcccagaggctgtgaggGGGCTTTTGTAGAGGTGACTCAAAGGTGGCATTGCACATGCTCTCTGTTGGAGTTGGGAATTCACGTGTTAATTTGGGAAATAGCCATTTCTGAggtcttctggtaccatccccaaagtctggattacttctttCCTGCGGTGGGTGAGTCCTCAAAGGACAGATAACCCAGCCTAGGGTAGGGAAGAAAGGTAATTCCGTTTCTTCTGAGATCAGGAAGGGGGAGAgatagggaaagaggaagagagagaaacacatcattttaaaaatcacttgcagtggcagagcagcagggctatgttcaaagcataaagtggaccgtGGTTACAATCCCAGACAGTTTCTATTGCCTGAGTGAATGTGTTTTGCTGTGTATCATACTTTCCCTTTTCTTGACATGTATcccagatttttgtttgtttttgttagaaAATAGACATTTGAGGCcttgcatggtggtgcatgcctataatcctagtgactcaggaggctgaggcaggaggatcacaggacggcagccttggcaacttagcaaggccctgagaaactgatgtgactccatttttgagaaaccagcctctacctcagagcagggCCAGTCCAAAGGGGGGCAGGggatgacccttgtccttggaaaacctGTTCCTAGGCACATAAGCTACCCTGCTGAGTCATTCATCTGTACCAGATGTCCATGACTCAGCTAATGCAAGTTCCAGAAAAGACCAAAAGAATGCTTGAGGCCTGATTCGGACCATAGCGACAACCAATCagagtgagacagggaaaatatctgaaatgcccggtgaccctcccagtagtttcggTGATTGATAATATGATTAGGCAACCCTGCAGTTTAGCATATACACTCTCGCAACCTCTTGCGGCctaaaccaatcatttcaaatgtatccaccacttaaactaaccaatcaccccttcctgacttgttcccgccagtgaatgtactaatcaatgttaagagttgttgtttgattttcccgtagtatgaaatgatttgctgtgtgatgttgtgacgcatagagtatccccccaaaacctataaatcctcactgaactaaggaTCAGGACTCACTCTCGGGACCGCTGCGtaggaaatggttgtgagtccaggctcgagcttgcaataaagactcttgtgtgattgcatcagattcggctcctggagatctattggggtcccacgaatctggtatgtcagccctaagcaacttagagagactctgtctcaaagtaaaaatataaaaagggctgggaatgttgctcaggggtaaagcccctctgggttcaatccccagtaccaaaggaaaaaaataggcatTGTAGGTTATATATTGTAGCAATCTGTGCATTTCCTCTTCCTTGAGTTCATTATTATTTGTTCACCTATGTGTGGACTGTCTGACTGGATTATAACAGTCCCTTATGTGTTGTAGGCACCTACCTGAGGTGTTAAGACTCCTTGGAGGGGCCAGAGCTTTGGGTGTGCCTAGTCACTCCAAGGTCTGGGCAGGGCTCTCTCCCTGAGCACACCCAGCAATTAATCTCCACTAATTGCAAGCCAATTGTTCAACTGTCTTCAACAAGACTCAGGAATATAAATTGATTTGAGAGAGGAATCCATTAAGGTCTGGAATCCTTTGAAGACAGAGTCAGATATTCATTCTGACAGCatctcccctgccctcctccccagccccgggTCCCTGTGGCCTGGGCCAGGCTGGGTGTTTTTCAGTATTGGTAAGCATTTACAAATAAGCAGAACAATAAAGCATTTGGACTATGTAAGTGTGTGGAAGACCAGGCTGTGTggggcatggggctggggttcacAGGTGGCGGGGTGGTGTCTTCTCTACCCTGCAGGATTAACACCCCTTCAAAGATTCCAGAAgggccccagccccaccacctgGCCTCCAGGCCACTGCCCTGCCCCCTGCACTGTGAACAGAGCAGGCTGGGAGATGGGgcagaggaggcaggggaggagCTGGAGCCAGAGGAGGAAGTGCAGCAGGCAGGGGCAGTGGTGAGGCCACCCTGCTAGTCCCTGGTCACCACGGCAGGAAGCTGAGCAGGAGGTGGAACAGAAGGGCAGCCACCAGGCAGGGGGGCACCTGAGGAGTCATCTGGGTCCCCGAGGTCAGCCGGTCACCATAGCGGTCCAGGAGCATCAGGGCCATTCCATTGGTCCAGCCAAACCCCTCCTGGAGAGAGGCAAGGCCTGTGGGGCCAGATCTCGGGGGAGCCCAAGCCTCTGTTTTGAGGGTGTGGGATTCCCTACCCCAGGAGCTCTGTCCCGCCCATCCCCAGGGGTACCAAGGAGCACCAGTCAGGTCCTCCCTGTGGGCCCCCAGACAGGGCACACTGGGGCCCAGAGGGTCAAGTCGGTTCTTGTGGACAGTGGAGCCCAGGAGTTGTAAGGTGTTGGCCAGCTCAGCCCTGGCCTGCTCACCTGAACTTCATACTCCCCTCCTCCACCTGGCTGTCCACCATTGCTGATGTCATACTGGGGACAAGAGGGCAAGCTGTAGGTCAGGAGCTGTCCCCaagccaccactccagccccaGGCAACCAGCCTTGGAGCCCTTGGGAGATGCTCTGGCCTGAAGCTCTGGCCCCTGCAGTGCCTGGCAGTGGCCACTGGGCGCCGCCACTGTCCTGGCTGCACAGTCCAGGGTCTGCCAAGCCTGACTCTTCCCCACTTCACCTGGGGAAGGAAGGTGAGGGACAAAGAACACCCCCTGCCAGCTCACCTTCTCGTACATGGCTGACTTTTGGGAGTAGACATCAAAGTTGGTTCGGATCCAATTCTGGGCCAGTTGAAAAGTCACTTCCTTGGTCCGAGGCGAAGAGGACTTGGCCAAGCCTAGACTCCACCCCAAGCAGAACCTGAATCTTCAGAGCCCCCTTCCCTGGCACAACAGAAGCCTGAATCTTACTGTCCCACAGAGGGAATGAGGCCTGGCTGGGTCCTGAGACCTCTCGGAACCAGAGGCCACCCTGCACTTTACCCAGGGCTGAGGTttggagggagaggagggctggTTATACTGGACAGGGGGGAGGATGTGTTAGCTGTGGGGCAGAGAGAACAGAGAAAGGACCAGGGGTCCCACATCCTTAAGTCACCTCCCCAGTCCCGGAGCAGCTGGGGTCCACCTTGGCACAGATCCCCTTCCCACCTGCCTACCTCTGATGACCAGATCCTGCAGGGGGGCCCAGGCATTGGGGAAATCCCACTGCTGGCCTGTGTTCCGGAGAGAGGTTGGAATCCCATGCTGGTAGGTCAGGACCTGGCTGTCCTAGAAGGTTCCAGACATTGCTGGGACTGTGGGTGGAGCCTGGGCAGGGAGCCAGGATGCTGGGCCCTCAGGGAGCAGAGGggcccttcctcccctcctcttcttgGCTCACTGCTGTCCCCTGGTGGCCTGAGTGGGACCCGCAGGCAGGACAGGCACAGACAGCAGTGGGTAGGTGGCTGGCCTGCCAGGTCCCTGCTCAGTGAGTAGAGGGCAGTCCTGTCTCCAGGGGCTCAGAGCGGCCAGCTGTCCCTCACCTCCAGGTATTTCAGAGCCTTGTCCACGGTGGCAGGGTCAGAGAAGCAGCCGGCCCAGAGCGGGGCGAGGTTGGAAGGGTAAAACTCCAGGTTCTTGCCCTTCTCTGTGTCGTAGTCGAACCAGGCGCCTTTCTGCTCATCCCACAGGAGGGCATTGAGGGCGGCCAAGCGCTGGGCCCGCAAGTTTCTGTACCTTTCAGCCTGGGAGTCGTTCCCTGGTGGTGGCATTGCATTTGGACTGAACAAGCAGAGACCT
It includes:
- the LOC114088859 gene encoding trehalase-like: MPPPGNDSQAERYRNLRAQRLAALNALLWDEQKGAWFDYDTEKGKNLEFYPSNLAPLWAGCFSDPATVDKALKYLEDSQVLTYQHGIPTSLRNTGQQWDFPNAWAPLQDLVIRGLAKSSSPRTKEVTFQLAQNWIRTNFDVYSQKSAMYEKYDISNGGQPGGGGEYEVQEGFGWTNGMALMLLDRYGDRLTSGTQMTPQAGLSVL